A single region of the Salarchaeum japonicum genome encodes:
- a CDS encoding cytochrome P450, translating to MKTDSDPTSEEEFHDELRALLAAAHERGVDVRGGWDCRFDDGGPDFEVVVVEAQKP from the coding sequence ATGAAGACAGACAGCGACCCGACGAGCGAGGAGGAGTTCCACGACGAACTACGGGCGTTGCTCGCGGCGGCCCACGAACGCGGCGTGGACGTTCGGGGCGGCTGGGACTGCCGGTTCGACGACGGTGGCCCCGACTTCGAGGTGGTGGTCGTGGAGGCGCAGAAACCCTAG